One Bombus fervidus isolate BK054 chromosome 7, iyBomFerv1, whole genome shotgun sequence genomic region harbors:
- the LOC139989127 gene encoding uncharacterized protein isoform X3, producing MGIDSMRVGGGRCPPLLVGGLLAACLMLICNWWTLSSENIELVRQIDELNEQLKISAEERDQCVTLRKNLEQKYKNAENEVASLHVHLEQQEELKKKNDDLNENLNMCKNELDSLTKLDATKTTTLETLRLEKKTVNSQLNVTRDENKKLQEEIEQLKDDLDKIKLTCNLTPEKKAPPILQPTREVINKIQLDPVPESAIRISLVGQRGLKYHGIPILPKDPPGAVRLSPRFSVTMLKDTQTSPKNQKNNDSNGGIEDNVEVENSKAGNTETTDGNIVESGRDQHTNGGITED from the exons ATGGGAATTGACAGTATGAGAGTCGGAGGAGGCCGATGTCCTCCCCTCCTTGTTGGCGGACTTCTCGCTGCTTGTTTAATGCTTATTTGCAACTGGTGGACTTTGTCTtctgaaaatatcgaattagTTAGGCAAATCGACGAATTGAATGAACAACTTAAAATTAG tgCTGAGGAAAGAGATCAATGTGTTACACTACGCAAAAATTTGGAACAGAAATACAAGAATGCAGAAAATGAGGTAGCATCACTTCATGTACATTTAGAACAACAAGAAgagttaaagaaaaaaaatgatgacttaaatgaaaatttgaatatgtGCAAAAATGAATTGGATTCACTAACGAAGTTAGATGCTACTAAAACTACAACATTGGAAACATTAAGActtgaaaaaaaaactgtTAATTCACAGTTGAATGTAACaagagatgaaaataaaaagttacagGAAGAGATAGAACAG CTAAAGGATGATCTTGATAAAATTAAGCTTACATGCAATCTAACTCCTGAAAAGAAAGCTCCACCTATCCTACAAC CTACAAGAGAAGTAATTAACAAGATTCAGTTGGATCCTGTTCCGGAATCAGCTATAAGAATATCCTTAGTTGGTCAGCGTGGTTTGAAATACCATGGAATTCCAATTCTTCCAAAAGACCCACCTGGCGCTGTGCGCCTAAGTCCTCGCTTCTCTGTTACAATGCTGAAAGATA CTCAAACAAGTCCAAAGAACCAAAAGAATAATGATTCAAATGGAGGCATAGAGGACAATGTAGAAGTTG AAAATAGCAAAGCAGGAAATACAGAAACCACGGATGGGAATATAGTAGAAAGTGGAAGAGATCAACATACAAATGGAGGAATCACTGAAGATTAA
- the LOC139989127 gene encoding uncharacterized protein isoform X2, translating into MGIDSMRVGGGRCPPLLVGGLLAACLMLICNWWTLSSENIELVRQIDELNEQLKISAEERDQCVTLRKNLEQKYKNAENEVASLHVHLEQQEELKKKNDDLNENLNMCKNELDSLTKLDATKTTTLETLRLEKKTVNSQLNVTRDENKKLQEEIEQLKDDLDKIKLTCNLTPEKKAPPILQPQTSPKNQKNNDSNGGIEDNVEVENSKAGNTETTDGNIVESGRDQHTNGGITED; encoded by the exons ATGGGAATTGACAGTATGAGAGTCGGAGGAGGCCGATGTCCTCCCCTCCTTGTTGGCGGACTTCTCGCTGCTTGTTTAATGCTTATTTGCAACTGGTGGACTTTGTCTtctgaaaatatcgaattagTTAGGCAAATCGACGAATTGAATGAACAACTTAAAATTAG tgCTGAGGAAAGAGATCAATGTGTTACACTACGCAAAAATTTGGAACAGAAATACAAGAATGCAGAAAATGAGGTAGCATCACTTCATGTACATTTAGAACAACAAGAAgagttaaagaaaaaaaatgatgacttaaatgaaaatttgaatatgtGCAAAAATGAATTGGATTCACTAACGAAGTTAGATGCTACTAAAACTACAACATTGGAAACATTAAGActtgaaaaaaaaactgtTAATTCACAGTTGAATGTAACaagagatgaaaataaaaagttacagGAAGAGATAGAACAG CTAAAGGATGATCTTGATAAAATTAAGCTTACATGCAATCTAACTCCTGAAAAGAAAGCTCCACCTATCCTACAAC CTCAAACAAGTCCAAAGAACCAAAAGAATAATGATTCAAATGGAGGCATAGAGGACAATGTAGAAGTTG AAAATAGCAAAGCAGGAAATACAGAAACCACGGATGGGAATATAGTAGAAAGTGGAAGAGATCAACATACAAATGGAGGAATCACTGAAGATTAA
- the LOC139989127 gene encoding uncharacterized protein isoform X1 produces the protein MGIDSMRVGGGRCPPLLVGGLLAACLMLICNWWTLSSENIELVRQIDELNEQLKISAEERDQCVTLRKNLEQKYKNAENEVASLHVHLEQQEELKKKNDDLNENLNMCKNELDSLTKLDATKTTTLETLRLEKKTVNSQLNVTRDENKKLQEEIEQLKDDLDKIKLTCNLTPEKKAPPILQPTREVINKIQLDPVPESAIRISLVGQRGLKYHGIPILPKDPPGAVRLSPRFSVTMLKDSDTSFLSQERRRRPQK, from the exons ATGGGAATTGACAGTATGAGAGTCGGAGGAGGCCGATGTCCTCCCCTCCTTGTTGGCGGACTTCTCGCTGCTTGTTTAATGCTTATTTGCAACTGGTGGACTTTGTCTtctgaaaatatcgaattagTTAGGCAAATCGACGAATTGAATGAACAACTTAAAATTAG tgCTGAGGAAAGAGATCAATGTGTTACACTACGCAAAAATTTGGAACAGAAATACAAGAATGCAGAAAATGAGGTAGCATCACTTCATGTACATTTAGAACAACAAGAAgagttaaagaaaaaaaatgatgacttaaatgaaaatttgaatatgtGCAAAAATGAATTGGATTCACTAACGAAGTTAGATGCTACTAAAACTACAACATTGGAAACATTAAGActtgaaaaaaaaactgtTAATTCACAGTTGAATGTAACaagagatgaaaataaaaagttacagGAAGAGATAGAACAG CTAAAGGATGATCTTGATAAAATTAAGCTTACATGCAATCTAACTCCTGAAAAGAAAGCTCCACCTATCCTACAAC CTACAAGAGAAGTAATTAACAAGATTCAGTTGGATCCTGTTCCGGAATCAGCTATAAGAATATCCTTAGTTGGTCAGCGTGGTTTGAAATACCATGGAATTCCAATTCTTCCAAAAGACCCACCTGGCGCTGTGCGCCTAAGTCCTCGCTTCTCTGTTACAATGCTGAAAGATAGTGATACTTCTTTCTTATCTCAGGAGAGAAGAAGGCGTccacagaaataa